From a region of the Aeoliella mucimassa genome:
- a CDS encoding helix-turn-helix domain-containing protein, whose translation MGDLFTVLGISHFAIREWKELKIDHPLDVVDQATVGRLYLAREGTCQIRSHGGAHGITLGPDEMVMVAKETPHIIRPYSSEVPHSINGNGHSHAYPALVMVRFRAYAAGPDRDLTEGVQRIPLPQPGISTVRELLLEELKQTSAYSDAMCLSALQLLLVYALQQTGGYEQLPGGQLQSNGSGDPRLSPLIAEIRSDPATDWSVAKMARRACMSRSSFAARFRNVMGQAPFDYVTSVRMEWASQLLQETTLSVQQIAHRVGYESESAFSTAYKRRMGKSPTASRQCAEARW comes from the coding sequence ATGGGCGACTTATTTACGGTGCTTGGAATCAGCCACTTTGCGATCCGTGAGTGGAAAGAACTAAAAATCGACCACCCCCTCGATGTGGTGGATCAGGCTACGGTTGGGCGGCTCTACTTGGCGCGTGAGGGTACGTGTCAGATACGCTCACATGGCGGTGCCCATGGAATTACTCTCGGACCGGATGAGATGGTCATGGTGGCAAAGGAAACACCGCATATCATTCGGCCCTATTCCTCTGAGGTACCGCATTCGATCAACGGAAACGGGCATTCCCATGCTTATCCGGCTTTGGTCATGGTGCGGTTTCGTGCTTATGCGGCTGGCCCCGATCGTGATCTGACCGAAGGTGTCCAACGCATTCCCCTGCCCCAGCCGGGGATTTCAACTGTTCGCGAGTTGCTGTTAGAAGAGCTTAAGCAGACTTCTGCGTACAGCGATGCCATGTGTCTAAGTGCCCTGCAACTGCTACTGGTGTACGCTTTGCAGCAGACGGGGGGATATGAGCAATTGCCAGGCGGCCAGCTGCAGAGCAATGGCAGCGGCGACCCCCGGCTCAGTCCATTGATTGCTGAGATTCGTTCGGATCCGGCAACCGATTGGAGCGTGGCCAAGATGGCTCGTCGGGCGTGCATGTCGCGATCGAGCTTTGCAGCCCGTTTTCGAAATGTGATGGGCCAGGCCCCGTTCGACTACGTGACGAGCGTCCGCATGGAATGGGCCTCGCAGCTACTGCAAGAAACCACACTTTCGGTACAACAGATTGCCCATCGCGTGGGTTATGAATCGGAGTCGGCCTTTAGCACCGCGTACAAACGGCGGATGGGTAAGTCGCCTACTGCAAGCCGGCAGTGTGCTGAGGCCCGATGGTAG